From a region of the Methanobrevibacter sp. V74 genome:
- a CDS encoding amidohydrolase family protein yields the protein MKKIVNAHCHIYPEKIADKAVRGIREFYDLDMSLNGKVDGLLEDGAKVGVTHYLVHSVATIPKQVKSINEFIAESVNKHPDKFIGFGTLHPDSEDLQGDFDYLIELGLKGVKLHPDFQLFAMDEDRAFKIGEIIDKANVPMLVHCGDFRYNYSNPEQIKAFLEKFPNITFIGAHFAGWSIWKEATAKLAGTPNLYVDLSSSLYNLTSTEAVDLIHAYGSEKVLWGTDYPMWDSASEMEYFNKLDLTDKEKSQILFENASRILDID from the coding sequence ATGAAAAAAATAGTAAACGCACATTGTCATATTTACCCAGAAAAAATAGCAGATAAAGCAGTGAGGGGAATCAGAGAGTTTTATGATTTAGATATGTCATTAAACGGTAAAGTAGATGGTTTACTAGAGGATGGGGCAAAAGTTGGAGTAACCCATTATTTAGTTCATTCTGTTGCAACAATCCCAAAACAAGTTAAATCTATTAATGAATTTATAGCTGAATCAGTTAACAAACATCCTGACAAATTCATTGGATTTGGAACCTTACACCCAGATAGTGAAGATTTACAGGGAGATTTTGATTATTTAATAGAATTAGGCTTAAAAGGTGTTAAACTTCATCCGGATTTTCAATTATTCGCTATGGATGAAGACCGTGCATTTAAAATAGGTGAGATAATTGACAAAGCCAATGTGCCTATGCTTGTTCACTGCGGAGATTTTAGATATAATTACTCAAATCCTGAACAGATTAAAGCATTTTTAGAAAAATTTCCAAACATAACATTCATTGGAGCTCATTTTGCAGGTTGGAGTATTTGGAAAGAAGCAACTGCAAAATTAGCCGGTACGCCTAATTTATATGTTGATTTAAGTTCAAGCTTATATAATTTAACATCAACTGAAGCGGTTGATTTAATCCATGCATATGGAAGTGAAAAAGTACTTTGGGGTACTGATTATCCAATGTGGGACTCTGCAAGTGAAATGGAATACTTTAATAAACTTGATTTAACTGATAAAGAAAAATCACAAATTTTATTTGAAAACGCCTCAAGGATATTAGATATTGATTAA
- a CDS encoding malate dehydrogenase: MVKVSILGSTGVIGKNVAFTLAREDTVDEIVMFSRPESLERAKGETYDMYDALAARDIDCKLTPSSDFNDIAGSVIVLIAAGIHREKGMKRLDLAIPNAKIVKYYAKKIAEYSPESIILVATNPVDVMTTIALKASGFKKSKVIGVGNHLDSLRLKNYFSRQIDINSSEVHTRVIGEHGDHMVPLLSSTTIGGIPLKYFVEYVNLDITGLVDQLKRAGNTIISKKGATEYGPAFAISNLMSTIITDSHRVLTVSSFLDGEIEMVEDVSLGVPAVITKNGVALIVQIHMNDIEKKEFYEAAHTVRDATCEVLKELDLGD; this comes from the coding sequence ATGGTTAAAGTAAGTATTTTAGGATCAACTGGAGTTATAGGTAAGAATGTTGCATTTACTCTTGCACGTGAAGACACAGTTGATGAAATTGTCATGTTTTCAAGACCTGAAAGTCTTGAAAGAGCAAAAGGGGAAACCTATGATATGTATGATGCATTAGCTGCCCGTGATATTGATTGTAAGCTAACCCCATCATCAGATTTTAATGACATTGCTGGTTCGGTCATTGTATTGATTGCAGCTGGAATTCATAGGGAAAAAGGAATGAAAAGATTAGACCTTGCTATTCCAAATGCAAAAATCGTTAAGTATTATGCTAAAAAAATAGCGGAATATTCTCCAGAGTCTATAATACTGGTTGCAACAAATCCTGTTGATGTCATGACAACAATTGCACTTAAAGCATCCGGATTTAAAAAGAGTAAAGTTATTGGTGTCGGAAACCACTTAGATTCTTTAAGATTAAAAAATTATTTCTCAAGACAAATAGATATTAACAGTTCTGAAGTCCACACTAGGGTTATTGGAGAACATGGGGATCATATGGTTCCACTTTTAAGCTCAACAACCATTGGAGGTATTCCACTTAAATATTTCGTTGAATATGTTAATCTGGACATTACGGGACTTGTAGACCAGCTAAAACGTGCTGGAAATACAATTATTTCTAAAAAAGGAGCAACAGAATATGGTCCTGCTTTTGCTATTTCAAATTTAATGTCAACTATTATCACTGATTCTCATAGAGTTTTAACAGTTAGCAGCTTTTTAGACGGTGAAATTGAAATGGTTGAAGATGTATCTTTAGGTGTTCCGGCGGTTATTACTAAAAACGGAGTTGCTCTTATTGTTCAAATTCACATGAACGACATTGAGAAAAAAGAGTTTTATGAAGCGGCACATACGGTTAGAGATGCAACATGTGAAGTTTTAAAAGAACTTGATTTAGGTGATTGA
- a CDS encoding zinc ribbon domain-containing protein, protein MYILINMKVDRCPDCNKIISPQETVCSNCGAKLDNRSVKRINSIYHRSNVATFAYLIIFLIAALIYSFFNWVLSVVVGVGLFIILVYFTFVR, encoded by the coding sequence ATGTATATATTAATTAACATGAAAGTTGATAGATGTCCAGATTGCAATAAGATTATTTCACCTCAGGAGACTGTTTGCAGTAATTGTGGTGCTAAATTGGATAACCGCTCTGTAAAAAGAATCAATTCTATTTATCATAGGAGCAATGTTGCGACTTTTGCCTATTTAATTATTTTTTTAATTGCAGCATTAATTTATTCATTTTTCAATTGGGTTTTGTCTGTAGTTGTCGGTGTAGGATTATTTATTATATTGGTGTATTTTACATTTGTTAGATAA
- a CDS encoding NUDIX domain-containing protein, protein MSIMWGLTARGICEYNNKILLLKIRSHSVHDAGKWEIPGGKVKKCEFFDDALKREYLEETGLEIDVDSLYNVVRNDYTACKTNEEVKSIQLIMKVTCQSDEVTISKEHDKHGWFSRDEINEMIENDLLTPPAVNAFKK, encoded by the coding sequence ATGAGCATAATGTGGGGTTTAACTGCAAGAGGAATTTGTGAGTATAATAATAAAATTTTACTTTTAAAAATAAGATCTCATTCAGTTCATGATGCAGGTAAATGGGAAATTCCAGGCGGTAAAGTTAAAAAGTGTGAATTTTTTGATGATGCTTTAAAAAGGGAATACCTAGAAGAAACAGGTTTGGAAATTGATGTAGATTCATTATATAATGTTGTTAGAAATGATTATACTGCATGTAAAACCAATGAAGAAGTTAAATCAATTCAGTTGATTATGAAAGTAACATGCCAAAGTGATGAAGTTACTATTAGTAAAGAGCATGATAAGCATGGGTGGTTTAGTAGGGATGAAATTAACGAAATGATTGAAAATGATTTACTAACTCCTCCTGCTGTAAATGCATTTAAAAAATGA